A genomic region of Methanothermobacter sp. CaT2 contains the following coding sequences:
- a CDS encoding metallophosphoesterase — protein MVLIAHISDLHVGAPNFKEDILLEAIRQINELKPDATVITGDLTDNGYYLEFLQAAEYLSDLKGPHIFVPGNHDARHVGNETFEDVFRYRKGTFVMDDLTIIGLDSSEPDLDYGKIGRSQQIWMEEELERASERGHFRVIALHHHIIPVPKTGRERNVLADAGDILYSIIRKGADLVISGHKHVPHVWRVEDTFFVTAGTVSSLKLRGKDINSYNTYYITEDSIRIVLNQVQGERIELASHSLRE, from the coding sequence ATGGTCTTAATAGCCCATATCTCGGATCTCCATGTGGGCGCACCCAACTTCAAGGAGGACATACTCCTCGAGGCCATAAGACAGATAAATGAGCTTAAACCTGACGCAACCGTTATAACCGGTGATCTTACAGATAACGGCTACTACCTTGAATTCCTGCAGGCCGCCGAGTACCTCAGCGACCTCAAGGGGCCCCACATATTTGTTCCAGGGAACCATGATGCAAGACATGTGGGAAACGAGACCTTTGAGGATGTCTTCAGGTACAGGAAGGGGACCTTTGTTATGGATGACCTCACAATAATAGGACTTGACAGCAGTGAGCCTGACCTCGACTACGGCAAGATAGGGAGGTCCCAGCAGATCTGGATGGAGGAGGAACTTGAGAGGGCCTCAGAGAGGGGACATTTCAGGGTTATAGCCCTCCACCACCACATAATACCTGTTCCCAAGACAGGCCGTGAGAGGAACGTACTTGCAGATGCAGGGGACATACTCTATTCAATAATCAGGAAGGGCGCTGACCTTGTGATATCGGGCCACAAGCATGTCCCCCATGTCTGGAGGGTTGAGGACACTTTCTTTGTAACCGCCGGGACGGTTTCATCCCTTAAACTGAGGGGTAAAGATATTAATTCATATAATACATATTACATTACTGAGGATTCTATAAGAATAGTTCTCAACCAGGTTCAGGGAGAAAGGATTGAACTGGCATCCCACAGCCTGCGGGAATAA
- a CDS encoding Zc3h12a-like ribonuclease — translation MRVIIDASNVAHSRKNDDDRPCIENILSAAEELEKLGYEPVIIADVSLRHEIDDKEKFRKLLEEGKFQQVPSGTTADHFILKMAEEEDAKILSNDVFREYKDEFQDINSRRIPYTFRDDRILIGTSGKPKKVKNILQKICNEALKEFEKKRIDSYKAKRGKKLSGIAIAKEAIDRISRSQEEGLEPKLEGIFMKLPLFEKFMSMVEEVERTSNYIIFVLVHPRDYREAVKYAGNIAVTVGDRLKLEHAPLVAVRNDLFLKPGTFELNIMYSEDVMEEAPYNVNITINDHDYSFVKKNSRNIASTIAARIGSWRFPIVSVKPSMLLEKPGEFDVVLEKGGND, via the coding sequence TTGAGGGTAATTATAGATGCATCGAACGTCGCCCATTCAAGGAAAAACGACGATGATAGGCCATGCATAGAGAATATACTGTCAGCGGCAGAGGAGCTTGAAAAACTCGGCTATGAACCTGTTATAATTGCCGATGTATCCCTGCGACATGAGATAGATGATAAGGAGAAGTTCAGGAAACTCCTTGAGGAGGGGAAATTCCAGCAGGTTCCCTCAGGTACCACGGCTGATCACTTCATACTCAAGATGGCAGAGGAGGAAGATGCCAAGATACTCTCAAATGATGTATTCAGGGAGTACAAGGACGAGTTTCAGGACATAAACAGCAGGAGGATACCCTACACATTCAGGGATGACAGGATCCTCATAGGGACCTCTGGAAAGCCAAAGAAGGTTAAGAACATCCTCCAGAAAATCTGTAACGAGGCCCTCAAGGAATTCGAGAAAAAGAGGATAGACTCATATAAGGCCAAAAGGGGCAAGAAACTAAGCGGGATAGCCATAGCCAAGGAGGCCATTGACAGGATAAGCAGGAGTCAGGAGGAGGGTCTTGAACCCAAGCTTGAGGGTATATTCATGAAGCTCCCCCTCTTTGAGAAGTTCATGAGCATGGTGGAGGAGGTGGAGCGGACCAGCAACTACATAATATTCGTGCTGGTGCACCCTAGGGACTACAGGGAGGCGGTGAAGTACGCAGGTAACATTGCTGTAACGGTTGGTGACAGGCTCAAACTGGAGCACGCCCCCCTGGTGGCTGTAAGGAACGACCTCTTCCTGAAACCAGGCACATTTGAGTTGAACATAATGTACTCTGAGGACGTCATGGAGGAGGCCCCCTACAACGTTAACATAACCATAAATGATCATGATTACAGTTTTGTTAAGAAGAACTCAAGGAACATAGCAAGCACAATCGCAGCCAGGATAGGATCATGGAGGTTCCCCATAGTATCTGTTAAACCCAGCATGCTGCTTGAGAAGCCAGGGGAATTCGATGTGGTTCTTGAAAAGGGAGGCAATGATTGA
- the argJ gene encoding bifunctional ornithine acetyltransferase/N-acetylglutamate synthase, which produces MRFIEGGVCAVDGVLAAGCREGKYGVGLIVTRNATAAGVLTSNRVRAEPVKLTEKVLEGGRISAIVANSGNANCFTGRDGMDDALRMARVTAESLQVDAGEVAVASTGVIGRRMPIGKIGSLIRRAADQLENSPEASGNLASAIMTTDTFPKEVAVEFQLEGGETARIGAVAKGSGMIAPNMATMLSFITTDVDASPSELREALRRAVDDSFNMLIVDGDESTNDMVIMTSTCRSGRIDDNFTEALGVVCRELARMMARDGEGATKSFQVDVVNARTREDARRAARAIAGSSLVKTAIFGADPNWGRIVAAAGYSGAEFDPDRISVTLESESGSVGIVEEGNVLAFEGTPELELAERIMGDDEIRITVDLNTGSESATAYGCDLTYDYVRINAEYTT; this is translated from the coding sequence ATCAGGTTTATTGAAGGAGGGGTCTGCGCTGTTGATGGAGTGCTCGCTGCAGGTTGCCGCGAAGGTAAATATGGCGTTGGGCTTATCGTCACCAGAAACGCAACTGCAGCGGGTGTTTTAACATCCAACAGGGTCCGGGCAGAACCTGTTAAACTGACAGAGAAAGTCCTTGAGGGCGGCAGAATTTCAGCCATAGTTGCAAACAGTGGAAACGCCAACTGTTTCACAGGAAGAGACGGGATGGATGATGCCCTCAGGATGGCCAGGGTAACAGCAGAATCCCTCCAGGTGGATGCCGGTGAGGTTGCTGTTGCATCAACTGGTGTTATAGGAAGGAGGATGCCCATCGGGAAGATAGGATCCCTCATAAGAAGGGCTGCAGATCAACTTGAAAACTCCCCTGAAGCCTCAGGAAATCTTGCATCTGCAATAATGACCACAGACACATTCCCCAAGGAGGTTGCGGTGGAGTTCCAGCTTGAAGGCGGTGAGACCGCCCGTATAGGGGCGGTTGCCAAGGGTTCAGGTATGATAGCCCCAAACATGGCCACCATGCTCTCCTTCATAACAACTGATGTTGATGCATCACCTTCAGAGCTCAGGGAGGCCCTCAGGAGGGCTGTTGACGACAGCTTCAACATGCTCATAGTGGACGGTGATGAGAGCACCAATGACATGGTTATAATGACATCAACCTGCAGATCAGGGAGGATAGATGATAACTTCACTGAGGCCCTTGGGGTCGTCTGCAGGGAACTTGCCCGTATGATGGCACGTGACGGTGAGGGGGCCACCAAGTCATTCCAGGTCGATGTTGTGAATGCCAGGACACGGGAGGATGCAAGGAGGGCCGCCAGGGCAATCGCAGGTTCATCCCTCGTTAAGACGGCAATATTTGGGGCCGACCCAAACTGGGGACGTATAGTTGCAGCTGCAGGATATTCAGGTGCAGAATTTGACCCCGATAGGATAAGTGTGACACTCGAATCTGAGAGCGGATCTGTGGGAATAGTTGAGGAGGGGAATGTCCTGGCCTTTGAGGGTACACCTGAACTTGAACTTGCAGAGAGGATAATGGGTGATGATGAGATAAGGATAACTGTTGACCTCAACACCGGCAGTGAATCGGCAACTGCATACGGCTGTGATCTCACCTATGACTATGTGAGGATAAATGCTGAGTATACTACTTAA
- the argB gene encoding acetylglutamate kinase, with the protein MKTVNILVEALPYIKKFHRKKIMIKYGGHAMIDEAAMDSTARDTVLLKYVGMEPVVVHGGGPEISRAMNKMGKEPRFIEGLRVTDEETMEIVKMVLVGKINTSIVSKICYHGGRAIGLSGKDSNLLLAKKRAPHVVKDSETGERREIDLGLVGEIESVDPSIINMLTDNNYIPVISPIGVDRNANTLNLNADTVAGEVAAGIGAEKLIVLTDVPGILEDPSDPDTLIRKVSVDELSDLVKSGIVEGGMLPKTLTCIQAINDGVSSAHIIDGRVEHSLLLEIFTKKGIGTMITK; encoded by the coding sequence ATGAAGACCGTTAACATTCTGGTGGAGGCACTCCCCTACATCAAGAAGTTTCACAGGAAAAAGATAATGATAAAGTATGGCGGCCACGCCATGATAGATGAGGCTGCAATGGACTCAACCGCACGGGATACTGTGTTGTTGAAGTATGTGGGCATGGAGCCGGTGGTTGTCCATGGAGGCGGCCCTGAGATTTCAAGGGCAATGAACAAGATGGGCAAGGAGCCAAGGTTCATAGAGGGCCTCAGGGTTACAGATGAGGAGACCATGGAGATAGTCAAGATGGTCCTTGTGGGTAAGATAAACACGAGCATTGTCTCAAAGATATGCTACCATGGTGGAAGGGCCATAGGACTGTCAGGTAAGGACAGCAACCTTCTCCTTGCAAAAAAGAGGGCGCCACATGTTGTTAAGGATAGTGAAACAGGTGAGAGAAGGGAGATAGACCTTGGACTTGTGGGTGAAATTGAATCAGTGGACCCAAGCATAATCAACATGCTCACAGATAACAACTACATCCCTGTGATATCACCCATCGGTGTTGACAGGAACGCCAACACACTCAACCTCAATGCAGATACGGTTGCAGGTGAGGTTGCAGCGGGTATAGGGGCAGAGAAGCTTATAGTCTTAACAGATGTGCCTGGAATACTCGAGGACCCCTCAGATCCCGACACCCTCATAAGGAAGGTGAGTGTTGATGAACTCAGCGACCTTGTAAAGAGCGGTATAGTGGAGGGGGGGATGCTCCCCAAGACACTCACATGCATACAGGCCATAAATGATGGTGTCTCATCGGCCCATATAATAGATGGAAGGGTTGAGCACTCACTTCTACTTGAAATATTTACAAAGAAGGGTATTGGGACTATGATAACCAAGTAA
- a CDS encoding 3-isopropylmalate dehydrogenase produces MYRITVIPGDGIGKEVMEAALHVLGGLDLEMEFVYAEAGNECFMRCGETIPEETVKLVRRSDATLFGAVTTVPGQKSAIITLRRELDLFANLRPVKSLPGVPCLYPDLDFVIVRENTEDLYVGDEEFTSDGAVARRVITRPASRRISRFAFEYAKREGWSRVTAVHKANVLKKTDGVFREEFYRVASEYPEMEPEDYYVDATAMYLITQPQEFQVLVTTNLFGDILSDEAAGLIGGLGLAPSANIGEKNAIFEPVHGSAPQIAGKNIANPTAMILTTALMLKHLNKTQEAHKIQEALERTLLKGVMTPDLGGSASTMEMAKAIRGELDG; encoded by the coding sequence ATGTACAGGATAACAGTTATACCCGGTGATGGTATCGGTAAGGAGGTTATGGAGGCCGCTCTCCACGTTCTTGGGGGACTGGACCTTGAAATGGAATTTGTGTATGCAGAGGCAGGTAATGAGTGCTTCATGAGGTGCGGTGAAACCATACCAGAGGAAACAGTGAAACTCGTCAGAAGGTCTGATGCAACACTCTTTGGTGCAGTTACAACCGTGCCCGGCCAGAAGAGTGCCATTATTACATTGAGGCGTGAGCTTGATCTTTTTGCGAATTTGAGGCCTGTTAAGTCCCTTCCGGGTGTTCCGTGCCTTTACCCGGACCTTGACTTTGTCATAGTGAGGGAGAACACTGAGGACCTCTATGTGGGTGATGAGGAGTTCACCTCTGATGGGGCGGTTGCAAGGAGGGTCATAACACGCCCTGCGTCCAGGAGGATAAGTCGATTTGCCTTTGAGTATGCTAAGAGGGAGGGGTGGAGTCGTGTGACCGCGGTGCACAAGGCCAATGTCCTTAAAAAAACCGATGGGGTGTTCAGGGAGGAATTCTACCGGGTGGCATCAGAGTACCCTGAGATGGAGCCAGAGGACTACTACGTGGACGCCACAGCCATGTACCTCATAACACAGCCCCAGGAATTCCAGGTCCTGGTCACAACAAACCTATTCGGGGACATACTCTCAGACGAAGCAGCAGGACTCATCGGAGGACTTGGACTGGCACCATCAGCAAACATAGGAGAAAAAAACGCAATATTCGAACCAGTCCACGGATCAGCACCCCAGATAGCCGGAAAAAACATAGCAAACCCCACAGCCATGATACTCACAACAGCACTCATGCTAAAACACCTCAACAAAACACAGGAAGCACACAAAATACAGGAAGCACTGGAAAGGACACTGCTTAAGGGGGTAATGACACCTGACCTTGGGGGGAGTGCCAGTACCATGGAGATGGCCAAGGCCATAAGAGGGGAATTGGATGGATAA
- a CDS encoding lipopolysaccharide assembly protein LapB — MLNVLSIFDSLRDDRSALRHYKKKLHEYQEHEAEVLIDIGVIYLDRGEIERAVGSFEEALETYRKLKFPEGVAYASELLGDSLMAQREFDRAMKCYSEALSIYSEINSKVADELRDKIYEASKIREAVSSDDTEPEPVQHDSQSTDIQSEAQKIFRLADDLMGIIDAFESYGKCWEDRDIDTLDSNLESATIIRDRPTEALLNLLIGRYRMEEGELYDALKFIKRSNRIFRESGDSAGLAVSLVILGVLLFLIDERENLYDVFKEALEMFRALGLEDAEKVTMKIINTLTRT, encoded by the coding sequence ATGCTCAACGTTCTCAGTATCTTTGATTCCCTGAGGGATGATAGAAGCGCACTCAGACACTACAAGAAGAAGCTTCACGAGTACCAGGAACATGAGGCTGAGGTTCTCATAGATATAGGGGTCATCTACCTTGACAGGGGGGAAATAGAGAGGGCAGTGGGAAGCTTTGAGGAGGCCCTTGAAACCTACAGAAAACTCAAATTCCCTGAGGGCGTCGCATATGCCTCTGAACTCCTCGGGGACTCCCTGATGGCTCAGCGGGAATTTGACAGGGCCATGAAATGCTACTCAGAGGCACTCTCAATATACTCGGAGATCAACAGCAAGGTTGCAGATGAACTGAGGGATAAGATATATGAGGCGAGTAAGATAAGGGAGGCGGTGAGTTCAGATGATACTGAACCTGAACCCGTCCAGCACGATTCACAGTCCACAGACATTCAATCTGAGGCCCAGAAAATCTTCAGACTTGCAGATGACCTCATGGGTATCATTGACGCCTTTGAATCATACGGGAAGTGCTGGGAGGACCGTGACATAGACACCCTCGATTCCAATCTGGAGTCTGCCACAATTATACGTGACCGCCCAACGGAGGCCCTTCTCAATCTTCTGATAGGTCGCTACAGAATGGAGGAGGGTGAGCTCTATGATGCCCTGAAGTTCATTAAAAGGTCCAACAGGATATTCAGGGAGAGTGGAGATTCTGCAGGGCTTGCGGTATCCCTCGTGATCCTTGGAGTTCTCTTATTCCTTATTGATGAGCGTGAAAATCTCTACGATGTATTTAAGGAGGCCCTTGAGATGTTCAGGGCACTTGGACTTGAAGATGCTGAGAAGGTTACAATGAAGATCATAAATACCCTCACCAGGACCTGA
- a CDS encoding HEAT repeat domain-containing protein, translating into MQRRENVARLIEQLREDDELMRVQVIELLSEIGEPAVEQLIEALDDDNKFVRRGAAAALGKIGDPRSIEPLIEALADENKWVRRDASTALAKMGEEAVEPLLESLSSDDWKIRGAAAWVIGNFRDERAVEPLIELLEDDSGFVRSGAARSLEQIGGERVREAMEKLAETGTGFARKVALSYLETHQEE; encoded by the coding sequence ATGCAGAGGAGAGAAAACGTTGCGAGGCTCATTGAGCAGTTAAGGGAAGACGATGAACTCATGAGGGTTCAGGTTATTGAACTCCTCAGTGAGATAGGTGAACCAGCGGTTGAACAGCTCATTGAGGCCCTCGACGATGATAACAAGTTTGTGAGGAGGGGGGCCGCGGCGGCACTTGGTAAGATTGGGGATCCCCGGTCCATAGAACCCCTCATAGAGGCCCTGGCCGATGAGAATAAATGGGTTCGAAGGGACGCATCAACTGCCCTTGCAAAGATGGGTGAAGAGGCAGTGGAGCCCCTCCTTGAGAGCCTCTCAAGTGACGACTGGAAGATAAGGGGTGCTGCCGCATGGGTCATAGGGAACTTCAGGGATGAGAGGGCTGTTGAACCACTCATTGAACTCCTGGAGGATGACAGTGGCTTTGTGAGAAGTGGTGCTGCAAGGTCACTTGAGCAGATAGGTGGTGAACGGGTGAGAGAAGCGATGGAGAAACTGGCAGAGACCGGGACAGGATTTGCAAGAAAGGTCGCCCTCAGCTACCTTGAAACTCACCAGGAGGAGTGA
- a CDS encoding malate dehydrogenase has translation MKVSIIGSTGRVGRATALCLAEEEAVKTLHLISRRESLEQNIGEVLDMSDALAAKGVSVKLENSADIENVHGSRIVVITAGVPRTADMDRDDLAFQNGVIVAEYARQIARFAPDSIILVVTNPVDVMTYVALKYSGFHPSRVFGLGNHLDSLRLKNYMARHFNVHVSEVHTRVIGQHGPYMVPLISSTSIGGIPIEHYARRDYFSGYRRFDLKKTIEKVINAGSNIISRKGATEYGPAFAISNIVTTILNDERRILTVSTLMEGEIDGIRDVCLGVPVKLGKNGIEGVVPVLMDRDEREAFREAANHVRNSTMKVMEFLDEEFPL, from the coding sequence TTGAAGGTAAGTATAATTGGGTCAACAGGGCGTGTTGGAAGGGCAACGGCACTGTGCCTTGCAGAGGAGGAGGCTGTGAAGACACTGCACCTCATATCAAGGAGAGAGAGCCTTGAGCAGAACATTGGAGAGGTCCTTGATATGAGCGATGCCCTTGCAGCCAAGGGGGTTTCGGTTAAACTGGAGAACTCTGCTGACATAGAAAATGTCCATGGCTCAAGGATAGTTGTTATAACAGCAGGTGTTCCCAGAACCGCTGATATGGACAGGGATGACCTTGCATTCCAGAATGGGGTTATCGTTGCCGAGTATGCAAGACAGATTGCCAGGTTCGCCCCGGATTCAATTATACTTGTTGTGACCAATCCTGTTGATGTGATGACCTACGTTGCACTCAAGTATTCGGGTTTTCATCCCAGCAGGGTATTTGGCCTTGGAAACCACCTCGACTCCCTCAGGCTCAAGAATTACATGGCAAGGCATTTCAATGTCCATGTTAGCGAGGTTCACACCAGAGTTATCGGGCAGCACGGCCCCTACATGGTCCCCCTTATCAGCTCGACATCAATAGGGGGTATACCCATTGAGCACTATGCAAGGAGGGACTACTTCTCTGGTTACCGGAGGTTCGACCTCAAGAAGACCATAGAGAAGGTTATCAATGCAGGTAGCAACATCATAAGCAGGAAGGGGGCCACCGAGTATGGTCCGGCCTTCGCCATCTCCAACATAGTTACAACGATACTGAATGATGAGCGGAGGATACTCACGGTTTCAACCCTCATGGAGGGCGAGATTGATGGTATCAGGGACGTGTGCCTGGGTGTGCCGGTGAAGCTTGGTAAGAATGGTATAGAGGGTGTTGTGCCAGTCCTAATGGACAGGGATGAGAGGGAAGCCTTCAGGGAGGCTGCAAACCATGTCAGAAACTCCACAATGAAGGTTATGGAGTTTCTGGATGAGGAATTCCCACTTTAG
- the pdxT gene encoding pyridoxal 5'-phosphate synthase glutaminase subunit PdxT, whose translation MIRIGILDLQGDVSEHLEMTRRAVERMDLDAEVVKVRTAEDASAVDAIIISGGESTVIGKLMEETGIKDVILTENKAVMGTCAGMVLLARETDYEQPLLGLIDMKVKRNAFGRQKDSFEEDIEILGRKFHGIFIRAPAAVEVGEGAEVLSRIDEGIIAVKEGCNLALAFHPELGEDTGLHEYFIKEVLNCVE comes from the coding sequence ATGATAAGGATAGGCATTCTTGATCTTCAGGGCGATGTTTCCGAGCACCTCGAGATGACCCGGAGGGCAGTTGAGAGGATGGATCTGGATGCAGAGGTAGTGAAGGTGAGAACAGCGGAGGACGCATCAGCTGTAGATGCAATAATAATCTCCGGCGGTGAGAGCACCGTCATCGGTAAACTCATGGAGGAGACAGGGATAAAGGATGTTATCCTCACCGAGAACAAAGCGGTCATGGGGACCTGTGCCGGGATGGTTCTTCTTGCAAGGGAAACAGACTATGAACAGCCCCTCCTGGGACTCATAGACATGAAGGTTAAGAGAAACGCCTTTGGAAGGCAGAAGGATTCCTTTGAGGAGGACATAGAGATACTTGGAAGAAAATTCCATGGAATATTCATAAGGGCGCCAGCTGCCGTCGAAGTGGGTGAGGGGGCCGAGGTACTATCCAGAATCGATGAAGGGATCATCGCAGTGAAGGAGGGCTGCAACCTTGCACTTGCCTTCCACCCTGAACTGGGAGAGGACACCGGACTTCACGAATACTTTATAAAGGAGGTATTGAATTGTGTGGAATAG
- a CDS encoding glutamine amidotransferase family protein yields MCGIAGVVYKDGKLHNVGADMTRMLHALQHRGPDSAGFSIYGGLGLEENEYLLNIEVKEKKGLLERVKETVETVSPIRKDEVIPSVEDYIIYRCRITLESFSQLKPLIMEIDRIEDVIVLNGSHSFEMIKDVGSVLEIADRYDTWSKKGTHAIGHTRFSTESIVDRYHAHPFQSYIIPDITVVHNGQITNYWKIREPLERKGHIFETNNDTECIVHYVADKLASGYSLEEALEQSVKDMDGPFSYIVGTPTGVGIAKDQLGLRPGVMAENDEVFAVASEEVSLREVMDTTEVEQISPGEVRVYEI; encoded by the coding sequence TTGTGTGGAATAGCAGGAGTGGTCTACAAGGATGGTAAACTTCACAACGTCGGGGCAGACATGACTAGGATGCTCCATGCGCTGCAGCACAGGGGCCCCGACTCAGCGGGTTTCTCAATCTATGGAGGTCTTGGTCTTGAGGAGAACGAGTACCTCCTTAACATTGAGGTTAAAGAAAAGAAGGGGCTTCTTGAGAGGGTCAAGGAAACCGTTGAAACGGTAAGCCCCATAAGGAAGGATGAGGTCATCCCATCAGTTGAGGACTACATAATATACCGCTGCAGGATCACCCTTGAATCATTCTCACAGCTTAAACCACTCATAATGGAGATAGACAGGATAGAGGATGTCATAGTACTCAATGGAAGCCACTCCTTTGAAATGATAAAGGATGTGGGATCTGTACTTGAAATAGCAGACCGCTACGACACCTGGTCAAAGAAGGGCACACATGCCATAGGCCACACAAGGTTCTCAACAGAGAGCATAGTTGACAGGTACCATGCACACCCCTTCCAGAGCTACATCATCCCTGACATAACCGTGGTACACAACGGCCAGATAACCAACTACTGGAAGATAAGGGAACCCCTTGAGAGAAAGGGACACATATTCGAGACAAACAACGACACAGAATGCATAGTCCACTACGTTGCAGATAAACTGGCATCAGGCTACAGCCTTGAGGAGGCACTTGAACAGTCAGTGAAGGACATGGACGGACCTTTCTCATACATAGTCGGAACACCCACCGGCGTGGGAATAGCAAAGGACCAGCTCGGCCTCAGGCCAGGGGTGATGGCAGAGAACGATGAGGTATTCGCGGTTGCATCAGAGGAGGTCTCCCTGAGGGAGGTCATGGATACAACCGAGGTTGAACAGATATCCCCCGGCGAGGTCAGGGTATACGAGATATAG
- a CDS encoding GXGXG domain-containing protein, translating to MREAVVDAESKTPREVNRAIKSLAKDHDRIVVKNPNAMHYIGAGLTEDVELIIDGSAGYFAATMIHGPRVKINGNAGWFPADNMTEGEVIIEGSAGDGVGQGIYGGTVVVRKGAGSRTGEIMKNGTIIIGGNSGFMTGLFMMGGRIIVLGDLAEDAGESIIRGTIYVGGEIKSLGKNAKVEDITPEEEEELRGILSEYGFELEDEEYHSFRKIVPRSKRPFYGEESEEG from the coding sequence ATGAGGGAAGCAGTAGTTGATGCAGAATCAAAAACCCCCAGGGAGGTTAACAGGGCCATAAAGAGCCTGGCAAAGGACCACGACAGGATAGTGGTTAAAAACCCCAACGCCATGCACTACATCGGCGCGGGACTCACAGAGGACGTGGAGCTCATAATAGATGGTTCAGCCGGATACTTCGCCGCGACAATGATACACGGCCCAAGGGTTAAGATAAATGGTAACGCAGGATGGTTCCCTGCAGACAACATGACAGAAGGTGAGGTCATAATAGAGGGATCCGCTGGAGACGGAGTCGGACAGGGAATCTACGGCGGAACGGTCGTTGTAAGGAAGGGCGCAGGGTCAAGGACAGGAGAGATAATGAAGAACGGAACCATCATCATAGGTGGAAACTCAGGTTTCATGACAGGCCTATTCATGATGGGCGGCCGCATAATAGTCCTGGGGGACCTTGCAGAGGACGCCGGGGAGTCCATCATAAGGGGAACGATATACGTTGGTGGAGAAATAAAAAGCCTTGGAAAGAACGCAAAGGTTGAGGACATAACCCCTGAGGAGGAAGAGGAACTCAGAGGTATCCTCTCAGAATACGGATTTGAACTTGAGGATGAGGAATACCATTCCTTCAGAAAGATTGTCCCAAGAAGCAAAAGGCCATTCTATGGCGAAGAATCGGAGGAAGGATAA
- a CDS encoding Coenzyme F420 hydrogenase/dehydrogenase, beta subunit C-terminal domain: protein MSRYAMVGTPCQITAATLMKEYNGESPVELRIGLFCMENFSYTYLKELAEEEGVDLRDVSECRIEKGRLWFHINDGSTVSIPLERARSAMRKNCSVCMDFTSEQSDVSVGSVGSPQGWSTLIIRTERGRELVDGAAKAGYIETAPITGKGLKLLEKLASGKKEENLEEIQRRESVARPVLYWRVMPGDLYLEEIKDYQFDDLKSDVIDVGACVLCGACEASCPEGIVRIEDRKPDIKGECPEGCNACYVACPRTYVPDSIISHESAAEPLGEYTEILSARAPMFRGQDGGVVTALLIYALREGIVDGALVVDRDPAMPWKPVPVLADDPEDVVRAAGTKYSVCPILKVLKE from the coding sequence ATGAGCAGATATGCAATGGTCGGAACACCCTGCCAGATAACAGCAGCCACACTGATGAAGGAATATAACGGGGAATCCCCCGTTGAACTCAGAATCGGACTCTTCTGCATGGAGAACTTCTCCTACACCTACCTTAAGGAACTTGCAGAGGAGGAGGGTGTTGACCTCAGGGATGTTTCAGAGTGCCGGATAGAGAAGGGCAGGCTCTGGTTCCACATCAACGATGGAAGCACAGTATCCATACCACTTGAAAGGGCCAGATCCGCAATGAGAAAGAACTGCTCTGTGTGCATGGACTTCACATCAGAACAGTCAGACGTTTCAGTGGGATCTGTGGGTTCACCCCAGGGATGGTCAACACTCATAATAAGGACAGAGAGGGGCCGAGAGCTGGTTGATGGGGCCGCAAAGGCAGGATACATTGAGACAGCGCCCATAACAGGGAAGGGCCTCAAACTTCTTGAAAAACTTGCATCAGGTAAAAAGGAGGAGAACCTTGAGGAGATACAGAGAAGGGAATCAGTTGCAAGGCCCGTCCTATACTGGCGGGTGATGCCCGGGGACCTCTACCTTGAGGAAATTAAGGACTACCAGTTCGATGACCTTAAGTCTGACGTCATCGATGTTGGCGCATGTGTGCTCTGCGGGGCCTGCGAGGCGTCATGCCCGGAGGGTATCGTGAGGATAGAAGACAGAAAACCCGACATTAAGGGCGAATGTCCCGAGGGCTGCAACGCATGCTACGTGGCATGCCCAAGGACCTACGTACCCGACAGCATAATAAGTCACGAGTCCGCGGCCGAACCCCTGGGGGAGTACACTGAGATACTCTCTGCAAGGGCCCCAATGTTCAGGGGCCAGGATGGTGGTGTTGTAACCGCACTCCTGATCTATGCCCTCAGGGAGGGAATCGTTGACGGGGCACTGGTGGTTGACAGGGACCCTGCAATGCCATGGAAACCCGTACCTGTACTGGCAGATGATCCGGAGGATGTTGTGAGGGCTGCAGGTACCAAGTACTCAGTATGCCCGATATTGAAGGTATTAAAGGAGTAA